In the Candidatus Coatesbacteria bacterium genome, CGTTGATATGTGTCCGTCCATCAGCGAAATCCTGTTGGTGGCTGATGCGCTTGTGAGGGAAACCGTTGAGCGAGAGCTTGTTATAGGCTTTCCAGCCGTCGGTGTAGCTGGTCGGGTCGAGCGCGGCCTGGCGAGCGGCGGTGCGGCGCCGGCGGATTGGCCTCTAGTAGCGATAGGCCGTAGTACGATGGAGGCCCAGGTCCTTGGCGACCCGCGCCGCCGGGACGCCGAGCCGGAACAGACGCGCTGTCTCGCTTATGCGCCCGTCGGCCAGCGGTAGTGATAGCGGGTGTTGCAGCTGGGACGGTTGGCGTGCCGGTCCCCCGTCCCGCTCTTCCCCGCCACATTGCCCGCCTCTATCGGTGGCGGGATGACAGATCCGTTCACGCCGATATAAGTACCCAACTGCAATAGCTGATGTTCAGCTTCTGTGATGATCCTTAACCTATTAACTGCTCAAGCCTAATCGGAGAAAGCAGTTAACAGCACTGAGCCATGCTGCTTGGTATGTGCCAGGAGGGTTGTGCAGCAAGAGCGGCTTTCAGCGCCGCCGTCCTGATGTCAACCCGGGTCTGCTTGACGCTCTATACGGAGTAGAAGAACTCCGCTGTGAGATCCCGCCTCCATACCGTTCAACACCAGATAGACAGGGCTTCTGCTCGACCAAGTGGTAGCGCCGACCTGTAGAGCCCAAGCACGTCATTTTCATTCTCGACCGTCTTCGCGCCTTTTTCGAGCGGTATCCGTTCTCAGCAGAATGGGCCGGCAGCTTGTGTGATGTTATCAACCGTTTCAGCCCCGAGCAGGAAACCGTCATCAAGGTAAACCGATCCAGCCGTAACCGGCTATAATCGTCGATGGTCATCGTCCACTCACTCCAGTTTAGAAAAGACTGGACAAACGCGAATAATGTGCTATACTATTAGTATGAGGCTAGAGACGAAAAATCCAAATCGACCGATCGGTCATACCTCAAGTATCAAGCGATCTGTTTTGCTGTTTTTTTGCACATTGCAGAGTTATCTGGAAAAGTGATCAGCTTGCACCGGCCTCGCTGGATGAGAGTGGATAAGAGCTAAACCACCCTTCAACCGGCTATCCAGGCTATCTCGCTGATAAAGGAGGTTGCGATGAAAACCAGAGCCCTGATCATGATCATCCTGCTACTCCTGGCCGGCTCGGTGGCGGCGGAGACCTATACCGTCAGCATCACCGCGGGCGGCCTCTTCGATCCCGATTATATCGAGATCGAGCCCGGGGACAAGATCCGCTGGGAAAACAATGACGACGGCCCCCACCGGGTCAAGGCCGACGACGGCAGCTTCGATTCCGGCCGTCTGGATCCCGGAGACAGTTACACCCGAACCTTCAGCGACATCGGCACCTTCGGCTACTACGATTCCTTCCATCCCTCCACCACGGGTACGATCAAGGTCCTGGAGAACGCCGTCCTGCCGCTGAGCTGGGGCTACCTGCGCTTCCTGCTGTATTGACCCCCAGCAAGATAGATTGCACTGACCTAGGGGCCCCGCGGGGCCCCTAGGTTGTGTTCCACGTCCGTCGGCGGACGGTATCCTGTTCCTCGTGCAAGCAGTTTCGCGCCGACGGGGAACGCGGTTAACCAACTGCCGCTGAAGGCGGCTCGAGGCTGTCGGCGGGCCGGGGAGCTAAATGCCGTTAGTGCTACGGACCGACGAGGCTGATTTGACCAAGCCCCATGATTATCGGCCGAGCAGACCCCCCGACCGAGCAGAATCCCCGGATGATAAACCGACGGGAACCCTGGCGGGTTCCCGTCGGTTTATTGTTCACGCCGTCTCGGCGATCGATATCCGGGTTAGCGGACGATGACCATCCGGCGGGTGGCGGAGTTGTCAGTAGTCTCCAGCTTGTAGAAGTAGACACCGGATTCTACCGAGCGACCGCTCTGAGTGGCGCCGTTCCAGTTGACGCTGTGGCGGCCGGCGGGCAGATCTTCGTCGATGACGGTGGCGACCAGACGACCGGAGATGTCGTAGACGCTCAGGTTGACGCGTCCGGTGCTCTCGGTGGTGAAGTTGATGCTGGTTTGGCCGGAACCGGCGACGTAGGGGTTGGGATAGTTCTGCTCCAGGTTGAAGGCGAAGCGCTGATCGATGCCGGACTCGTCGACCATCTCGATCATCTCGCTGTAGCCCACGGCGTAGACGCCGAACTCGTCGATGGCGGCGTAGGCCTCGTTGGCCTGGCGATCGATCTGAGCCGCCACACGCTCCCAAGAGCCGGTTTCGTCGTTCCAACGGTAAACACTCAGCTTGTCCTCGTTGGGCACCTCGGCATTGTCGTAGCGCAGACGCAGGGTCGCGTTTTCGACGAGTTCACCGCGGCTGCTGACGTCGTAGGCGTGGCCGACGACGTGCAGGCCCAGTTTCTCGTCGGCGGAACCGCCGGCGGGATTGGAGGCCGAAACGCTGGTGGTCAGGTTGCGGCTCAGGGTCACGGCGGGGGCGGTCAGCTTGGCCACACCCGAGGAGCTGGAAAGGGTCCGGGTCTCGAGCAGTCCGCCCTGGATATCGGGACGAACCAGCAGGCTGACGGTCGCGGAGCCATTGATGGCGCCCGCGGGGACGGTCAGCTGGGCGTCGGCCACGTCGCGACCGATAACACCCCCACCCTCGTCGACATCGTCGACGGCGAGGAAGTCGCTGTAATCGAGCACCTTGACGTTACCCAGCACGTCGGCGGCGGTGACGGTCAGGTTGCCCGTGCCGTGGATGCCGTCGGGGAGGCTCCAGATAGCGGTGTAGAGCGGGTTGCCGGCATCCCAGTCGTTCCACTCGTAGCCGTCGTTGCCATGCTGGAAGCCGTTGACGTTATAGATGCTGGACTCGCCGTCCTCGTCGGTGAAGACGACCTCGTAGGAGGGGCAGGCGAACAGCAGCTCGTTCGGAGTGGCGGTGAACTCGAAGTGGGTGTCGAAGCCGGGCATCCGGGTGATGGTCAGAGCGCCGCCGGCCGAAGGATCGAAGCTCGGCGGGGTGTTGTCGCTGTTATCGTGCCGGATCCAGTAGCGGAAGCTGAGGGCGGTGCCCTCGTCGACCAGAACGTGGGGCACGAAGGCCAGCTCATGGTACTGGTTGGCGTTTTCGACCCGGATGATGCCCTTGTCACCGAAGGTGTACATCAGGTAGTCGCCTTCGGTGTCCTGAGCGGCGGCCTGGCGCAGCTCGTCCTGCATCATGACGTAGACGCCGCCCCAGTGCTTGGTTTTGTCGGCGTTCTCGGGATTGGCCTTGAAGGCGAAGACAACATCACCCTCGGGCATGCCGCCGAGATCGATGCAGTGGGTGTAGACCGAGCCGAAGCCGTCGGGGGAGTTGTAGATGTCAGCGCCGCCCTCGGGCTCCATGGTCATCCTGACGCCGTCATCGGAGATCAGATCGGCGCCGGTCCATTCCCGGGTGCCGTCCGGACTCTTGTCCTCGACCTCGCGGAAGGCGGCGGGGTTGTTCTCGTCGGGGTTGTCGTCGTCGTAGTAGTAGTAGCCCAGGTTGTTGACCATGCCGGCCTTGTGGGCCTCGCGGATCCCGGTGAACCAGTTCCAGCGCACGAAGGTGGTGAAACCGTAACCCATGCCGCCGGTGGTGGCGTCGAAGGTGTGGGTGTCGCCGTAGGCGTCACGGAATATCAGGTCCATGGACTCTTCCCAGTTCAAATCGCGCGAAGCGGTCTGCTGGGCGTAGTCCTCCCAGGCCATGATGACGGAGTTCTCCTGGCCGAAGGAATCGACCAGATCACCCACCCGGGAGTCCTGGCGGGCCAGGCTCTCCAGGTAGACGTGCCAGATGACGCTGTTGTACCAGGAGGTGACGTACTCGCGGGTCAGGCCGTAGTCGGGACGGGCCAGGAACCCGTTGACGCGGTTGCCCTGATAGGCGTTGCGCTCGGGGTAGGTCATTTCCTCGAAGAAGACCGAGGTCTTCTCCATGAAGTGGGTTGGCTCGCCGACATCGACGCCGAACTGGGTGATATGGTTGAACTCGTGGGCGGCCGTCGACAGGGTGGTGCTTTCGTCGAAGCCGTCACGGGAGAAGGCCATGTGGCCGGCGGCGTCGTTCTCGATGGTGTCCTCGATGTAGTACTCGGCCTGGGCGTAGGCCATCGAGCCGGTGACGCGGATGTAGACGTCCCAGCGCTGCTCTTCGGCCTCGTCGTCGCCGGGCAGGTGGCCGAAATCGGCGCCGTCGGGGTACCAGTCGCCGTCGCGGGGCGGGGTGTCCCAGCCGATGTCCTCGTTGAAGGCAAAGGAGTATTCCATCCCCTCGGCGATCCACTCGACGTAATCGGGGATGCCGCTGCCGTCGTTGTCGGCGACCTTGAGCAGGGCGTCGGAACCGGTCAGGGTCCACCAGATGCGGAAGTTGCCTTCCGGGGTGTCGTAGTGGTAGATCTCGGCGTCGGGCACGCCGTAGCCGCGCAGGGCGGCCTGAGCCCGATCGTCGGTGGGCCGCAGGAAGTACAGCTCGGCGTCGGCGGCCTGCTCTTCGTCGAAGACGCCCTCCTGCAGCGCTTGCCAGGCGTCCATGATCAGGGGCGTGCCGCACGTATTGGGCGGAACGAGCTCCTCGGCCTGGTATTGGGCCGGGATGCGCTCGGGCTCATGGACCAGATAGAGCTTGTAGAGGGCGTAATCGTTGAAGTCGATCTCGTTGTTGCGGTAGGCGGCGTTGAGTAGCTCCAGGGTGGTCGGAGCTTTCACGGGAGCGGCGAAGGCGCTCGTCGCCAGCACCAGCCCCAAAAGCAACGCCAGGCTGCGGGTTCTCATCAATACCCCTTTCTTGTTGCGACTCAAGGGTCTTCTCAGCGAGCGATAAAAGGTCGGTTGGTTCAAGCTAGGTGGTTAAGCTCCGGTTAAGCTCGTTGCCGTATTCAAGCGGGTTCTAACCGTCGGCGGATCCCCATCAACCGGACCGCGACAGTGGATGGTATAAAGGTTAGCTTGGAGCATGTCCAAGGATTTTACCAATAAATGGCTGAAAAAGCTATCTCCTTATCACCGCCCCTTTCGTCAGCGATTTCGTCAGCGATTTCGTCAGCGATTTCGTCAGCGATTGCCTGGATGGTGCGAACATAATCCAACCAGACTGCGCCTGTTGTTTTATCCTGGATTAGCATCGTTTTCGTTAGCGCTGAAAAGGACGGCCGGTTCGCAGCGTACGGTACGGAACCAAAGGTCCTTTCCGGTCGGGCAATCCCAATTCGATCGTCACGGTCCCGGGGCGAAACAAAGTCAAAACGGCCAATATGCTTTGCTTGTTTCCCTGACCCGGTTGATCCATATGCTTATTACGTTATAGTATTATAACGGAAAAAACACAATTCTGCAAGTGTTTTTGGGGAATTTATTCACTGGTGGCCGACGACCTCCGACCTCGACCTCGACCTCGACCCCGGCTCGTCTATGCTATACTCACCTTAGCATGCTACATCCCCGGGCGCAATACCGACCTCGTCGCTCGAAAACCCCCTGCCATCGGGAACCCCAGCCAAGCCAACCTAGCGGGGTATGATGAACGAAGAGTTCGCCCGCCCCCGGTTGGCGGTCAGCCGCTGCTTGGGCTTCGCCGCCTGCCGCTGGAACGGTGTCGCCCTGCACGACGATTACGTCGAGGCCCTGCGACCCCACGTCGACTTCATCGACCTCTGCCCCGAGGTCGACATCGGCCTGGGGGTGCCCCGCGATCCGCTGCGCGTGGTGGCGGTCAAAACCGGCGACAGCCGCGAGCCCCGGCTGCTCCAGCCCGCCACGGGCCGCGACCTGACCGCGGCGATGCGCAACCACGTCGACGAGGTTCTGGACGGCCTGGGAGACGTCGACGGCTTCCTGCTCAAACACCGCTCACCGAGCTGCGGGATCAAGGACGTCAAGATCTACTCCGCCGCCGACCAGGGCGGGGCCTTCGGCCGGGGCGGGGGCTTCTTCGGCGGTGTGGTCGCCGAGCGGTGCGGCGGCCTGGCCGTCGAGGACGAGGGCCGGCTCAACAACTACCGCCTGCGCGAGCATTTCTACACCAAGCTCTTTGCCTTGGCCGATCTGCGGCGAACCCTGACACAAGGACGTCTGGGAGCGCTGATGGACTTCCAGGCCCGCAACAAGCTGCTGCTGATGGCCTACGACCAGCAGCGGATGCGCGAGCTGGGCCGTCTGCTGGCGGCCGCCGATTCCGCCGCCCCCGGCGCGACGGCGACCCGCTACCGCGAGGGGTTCGCCAGGGCCCTCGACGAAGCGCCCGGCGTCGGCCCGGTGACCAATGTCCTGCTCCACGCCCTGGGCTACTTCTCGACCGAACTGGGCGCCGAGGAAAAAGCCTTCTTCCTCGAACTCCTCGAGGGCTACCGCAGCGCCCGCCTGCCCCTCTCGGCGGTGACCAGCGTTTTGGGCGGCTGGATCGTCCGCCACGACGAGAAGTACCTGGCCCGCCAGAGCTTTTTCTCACCCTTCCCCCCCCAGCTCGTGCGGATCACGGATTCCGGCAAGGGGCGTTGACAACCCTCCTGTTCAGCCTGCTGGGCTTCGCCTGCGGCTCCCTGCCCTTCAGCCCCTGGCTGGTGCGCCTGTTCAAGGGCGTCGACGTCCGCGGTTTCGGCGACGGCAACCCCGGCTCGGTTAACGCCTTCAAGGCCGGTGGGCCGGCCGTGGGCGTGCCGGCGCTGCTGTTGGATTACCTCAAGGGTGCCGCGCCCGTCTGGGCGGCGGTCCATCTCGGCGGGGTTTCGGGCTGGGGTCTGCTGCCCGTGCTGACGGCGCCGGTACTGGGGCACGCCTTCAGCCCCCTGCTGGGTTTTCGCGGCGGCAAGGCCGTCGCCGTGACCTTCGGCGTCTGGACCGGCCTGACCTACTGGGAGGGCCCGACGATCCTCGGCGCCGCCTTCGCGCTGCTCTACCTCGTCCAGCGCGAGGACGCCTGGACCACCCTGCTGGGCTTCGCCGTCCTGACCGCCTACCTCTTCATCCGCGCCTATCCGGCGCCCGTGCCGGCGGCCGCCGGGGTCAACCTCGGCATCCTGATCATCAAACATCTCGACGATCTGACCGGGGGGCCGCGCCTGGGATTGCCCCGGCGTCGAGCCAGACCCGAAGAGCCATGAGCGCTTTCGAGATCCACCTGCTGGGGATGCTGGTCTTCGCCGTTGCGCTGCTTATCGCCACGGCGGGCAACCTGATCGTCCTGCCCGTCCTCGGCCGGCGCAAACGGCCGCCCGTCGCCGACCCGCCCCGGGTGGCCGTCCTAGTTCCCGCCCGCAACGAGGAACGGGGGATCGTCGCCTGCCTCGAGTCGCTGCTCGGGCAGGACTATCCCGACTTCAGCGTCAGCGTCCTCGACGACGGCTCCAGCGACGCCACCCCGGAGCTGCTCCGCGACCTGCAGCGGCGTTATCCCGAGCTGCGGGTCATCCACGGCCGCCCGCCGCCAGCGGATTGGCTGGGCAA is a window encoding:
- a CDS encoding DUF1722 domain-containing protein, with protein sequence MNEEFARPRLAVSRCLGFAACRWNGVALHDDYVEALRPHVDFIDLCPEVDIGLGVPRDPLRVVAVKTGDSREPRLLQPATGRDLTAAMRNHVDEVLDGLGDVDGFLLKHRSPSCGIKDVKIYSAADQGGAFGRGGGFFGGVVAERCGGLAVEDEGRLNNYRLREHFYTKLFALADLRRTLTQGRLGALMDFQARNKLLLMAYDQQRMRELGRLLAAADSAAPGATATRYREGFARALDEAPGVGPVTNVLLHALGYFSTELGAEEKAFFLELLEGYRSARLPLSAVTSVLGGWIVRHDEKYLARQSFFSPFPPQLVRITDSGKGR
- a CDS encoding T9SS type A sorting domain-containing protein — its product is MRTRSLALLLGLVLATSAFAAPVKAPTTLELLNAAYRNNEIDFNDYALYKLYLVHEPERIPAQYQAEELVPPNTCGTPLIMDAWQALQEGVFDEEQAADAELYFLRPTDDRAQAALRGYGVPDAEIYHYDTPEGNFRIWWTLTGSDALLKVADNDGSGIPDYVEWIAEGMEYSFAFNEDIGWDTPPRDGDWYPDGADFGHLPGDDEAEEQRWDVYIRVTGSMAYAQAEYYIEDTIENDAAGHMAFSRDGFDESTTLSTAAHEFNHITQFGVDVGEPTHFMEKTSVFFEEMTYPERNAYQGNRVNGFLARPDYGLTREYVTSWYNSVIWHVYLESLARQDSRVGDLVDSFGQENSVIMAWEDYAQQTASRDLNWEESMDLIFRDAYGDTHTFDATTGGMGYGFTTFVRWNWFTGIREAHKAGMVNNLGYYYYDDDNPDENNPAAFREVEDKSPDGTREWTGADLISDDGVRMTMEPEGGADIYNSPDGFGSVYTHCIDLGGMPEGDVVFAFKANPENADKTKHWGGVYVMMQDELRQAAAQDTEGDYLMYTFGDKGIIRVENANQYHELAFVPHVLVDEGTALSFRYWIRHDNSDNTPPSFDPSAGGALTITRMPGFDTHFEFTATPNELLFACPSYEVVFTDEDGESSIYNVNGFQHGNDGYEWNDWDAGNPLYTAIWSLPDGIHGTGNLTVTAADVLGNVKVLDYSDFLAVDDVDEGGGVIGRDVADAQLTVPAGAINGSATVSLLVRPDIQGGLLETRTLSSSSGVAKLTAPAVTLSRNLTTSVSASNPAGGSADEKLGLHVVGHAYDVSSRGELVENATLRLRYDNAEVPNEDKLSVYRWNDETGSWERVAAQIDRQANEAYAAIDEFGVYAVGYSEMIEMVDESGIDQRFAFNLEQNYPNPYVAGSGQTSINFTTESTGRVNLSVYDISGRLVATVIDEDLPAGRHSVNWNGATQSGRSVESGVYFYKLETTDNSATRRMVIVR